The following proteins come from a genomic window of Gordonia westfalica:
- the hemQ gene encoding hydrogen peroxide-dependent heme synthase, whose product MARLDYSELNSTIRYLMFSVFAVRPGELGADRDQAKSDAADFFKSLEDTGVVVRGVYDVSGLRADADFMIWWHAADVESIQAAYAKFRRETVLGRACNAVWSNVALHRPAEFNKSHIPAFLAGEEAGNYICVYPFVRSYEWYLLPDEERRKMLADHGKAAREYKDVRANTVSSFALGDYEWLLAFEAPELHRIVDLMRNLRATEARMHVREETPFFTGPRVEVSALIDALP is encoded by the coding sequence ATGGCCCGCTTGGATTACTCAGAACTCAACTCCACGATCCGCTACCTCATGTTCTCGGTCTTCGCCGTCCGCCCCGGCGAGCTCGGCGCCGACCGTGACCAGGCGAAATCGGATGCCGCCGACTTCTTCAAGTCCCTCGAGGACACCGGCGTCGTGGTCCGCGGCGTGTACGACGTCTCGGGACTCCGCGCCGACGCGGACTTCATGATCTGGTGGCATGCCGCGGACGTCGAATCCATTCAGGCCGCCTACGCGAAATTCCGTCGCGAGACCGTCCTCGGCCGTGCCTGCAACGCTGTCTGGAGCAACGTGGCGCTGCACCGGCCCGCCGAGTTCAACAAGAGCCACATCCCGGCCTTCCTCGCCGGTGAGGAAGCGGGCAACTACATCTGCGTGTATCCGTTCGTGCGGTCCTACGAGTGGTACTTGCTACCCGACGAGGAGCGTCGCAAGATGCTCGCCGATCACGGCAAGGCCGCCCGCGAGTACAAGGACGTCCGCGCCAACACGGTGTCGTCGTTCGCTCTCGGCGACTACGAATGGCTGCTCGCCTTCGAAGCCCCCGAACTGCACCGCATCGTCGACCTGATGCGCAACCTGCGTGCCACCGAGGCCCGCATGCACGTCCGCG
- a CDS encoding FAD-dependent oxidoreductase, with amino-acid sequence MSARRRIAVVGGGVSGLTAAYRLRRELGADARIDVLEASERLGGVLHTTTVGGQSVDVGAEAFIVRRPEALGLVDELGLGDRVVSPTGRRPAVWSGGRLHPLPTPALMGIPASPEAVAGLAEPADLELIHSETQRPWRWDPSSDPTVGDLVADRFGASVVARSVDPMLGGVYSSLAADIGLREALPALAARLDAGAANLTEAVAGLVADASGSGPVFGTLVGGYRVLLDALRTAAAVEPELCSYVRGLEPTATGWALDVAGGAREGVRDYDGVILAVPAWQAGHLLRRSLPDFAAPLRAVRGASSVVVSIALAPGTPLPDRSGVLVGTGESLRAKAFTLSSQKWGHLSHDDAPASVRASFGRFGAPVPDVDAEPGVDDRLRAEALEDLDEVCRAAGVAPASPNVLDTYVQRWTNGLPVYGPGHLAAMAQVAASRPSRLALAGSSYAGVGVPACIGQAGRAVSALLTELT; translated from the coding sequence ATGAGTGCCCGGCGCCGGATCGCGGTCGTCGGCGGGGGTGTCTCCGGTCTGACGGCGGCGTACCGGCTGCGTCGCGAACTCGGCGCCGACGCGCGGATCGACGTCCTCGAGGCGAGCGAACGACTCGGCGGTGTCCTGCACACCACGACGGTCGGCGGGCAGTCCGTCGATGTCGGGGCCGAGGCGTTCATCGTCCGACGGCCGGAAGCGCTGGGTCTTGTCGACGAACTCGGACTGGGGGATCGGGTCGTCTCACCGACCGGCCGGCGTCCGGCCGTGTGGTCCGGCGGACGCCTGCACCCGCTGCCGACCCCGGCGCTGATGGGCATCCCGGCGTCTCCCGAGGCGGTTGCCGGCCTCGCCGAACCTGCCGACCTCGAACTCATCCACTCCGAGACACAACGCCCCTGGCGCTGGGACCCGTCGTCGGACCCGACGGTCGGGGACCTCGTCGCCGACCGTTTCGGGGCATCGGTGGTCGCCCGCAGCGTCGATCCCATGCTCGGCGGCGTCTACTCGAGCCTCGCCGCCGACATCGGACTACGTGAGGCGCTCCCCGCGCTGGCGGCGCGACTCGACGCCGGTGCGGCGAACCTCACCGAGGCCGTCGCCGGTCTCGTCGCCGACGCCTCCGGTTCGGGTCCCGTGTTCGGCACCCTCGTGGGCGGCTACCGGGTCCTCCTCGACGCACTACGAACCGCCGCGGCCGTGGAACCCGAACTCTGCTCCTACGTCCGTGGTCTGGAACCGACGGCCACCGGCTGGGCGCTCGACGTCGCCGGTGGGGCCCGCGAGGGCGTGCGCGACTACGACGGCGTCATCCTCGCCGTCCCCGCCTGGCAGGCCGGACACCTCCTACGGCGCTCGCTGCCCGACTTCGCCGCCCCGCTGCGCGCGGTTCGGGGGGCGTCGTCGGTCGTGGTGTCGATCGCGCTCGCCCCCGGCACGCCGTTACCCGATCGTTCCGGGGTGCTCGTCGGGACCGGGGAGAGCCTGCGCGCCAAGGCCTTCACCCTCAGCTCGCAGAAGTGGGGGCATCTGTCGCACGACGATGCGCCGGCCTCGGTGCGGGCGTCGTTCGGCCGGTTCGGAGCGCCGGTACCCGACGTCGACGCCGAACCGGGCGTCGACGACCGGCTGCGGGCCGAGGCGCTCGAGGATCTCGACGAGGTGTGCCGGGCCGCAGGTGTGGCACCCGCGTCGCCGAACGTCCTCGACACCTATGTGCAGCGCTGGACCAACGGCCTACCGGTCTACGGACCGGGGCACCTGGCCGCTATGGCACAGGTCGCCGCGTCGCGGCCGAGTCGACTCGCACTCGCCGGGTCGTCGTATGCGGGGGTCGGTGTCCCGGCCTGCATCGGCCAGGCCGGACGCGCCGTGTCGGCGCTGCTGACCGAGCTGACCTGA
- the hemE gene encoding uroporphyrinogen decarboxylase, whose translation MSNVTGTRVHRSHLPLVAAATGATPSRRPVWFMRQAGRSLPEYRAIRADHGMLESCFDAELVCEITMQPVRRHDVDAAILFSDIVVPLKAAGIDLDIVAGTGPVIAEPVRSAEAVSRIPRLEPASVGAISHAIELLLAQLGDTALIGFAGAPFTLASYLIEGGPSRNYERTKAMMHGDPETWAELMARLADITIAFLQVQLDAGVDAIQLFDSWAGMLSAADYQRFVAPHSARVLAEVAGYGVPRIHFGVGTGELLAPMAHVGADVIGVDWRVPLDEAVRRVGPGKAVQGNLDPTLLFAGPEVVDTEVRRVVADGDRAIEAGAIGHIFNLGHGVLPGTDPDVLTRAVELIHSL comes from the coding sequence ATGTCGAACGTAACTGGTACCCGGGTCCATCGGTCGCACCTGCCGCTCGTCGCCGCGGCCACGGGAGCGACCCCGTCACGCCGTCCGGTGTGGTTCATGCGGCAGGCGGGCCGTTCCCTGCCCGAGTACCGCGCGATCCGCGCGGACCACGGCATGCTCGAATCCTGCTTCGACGCCGAGCTGGTCTGCGAGATCACCATGCAGCCGGTGCGTCGCCACGACGTCGACGCCGCGATCCTGTTCTCCGACATCGTCGTGCCGCTCAAGGCCGCGGGCATCGACCTCGACATCGTCGCCGGCACCGGCCCGGTGATCGCCGAACCGGTGCGGTCGGCCGAGGCCGTCTCCCGCATCCCGCGGCTGGAACCAGCCTCGGTGGGCGCGATCTCCCATGCCATCGAGCTGCTGCTCGCCCAGCTCGGCGACACCGCGCTGATCGGTTTCGCCGGTGCGCCGTTCACCCTCGCGTCCTACCTCATCGAGGGCGGGCCGAGCCGCAACTACGAGCGCACCAAGGCGATGATGCACGGCGACCCGGAGACCTGGGCCGAACTGATGGCCCGCCTAGCCGACATCACCATCGCCTTCCTGCAGGTCCAGCTCGACGCCGGCGTCGATGCCATCCAGCTCTTCGACTCCTGGGCGGGCATGCTGTCGGCCGCCGACTACCAGCGTTTCGTCGCGCCGCACAGCGCCCGCGTCCTCGCCGAGGTCGCCGGATACGGCGTCCCGCGCATCCACTTCGGTGTCGGGACCGGCGAACTGCTCGCGCCCATGGCCCACGTCGGGGCCGACGTGATCGGCGTCGACTGGCGGGTGCCGCTCGACGAGGCCGTCCGCCGCGTCGGGCCGGGCAAGGCGGTCCAGGGCAACCTCGACCCGACGCTGCTCTTCGCGGGCCCGGAGGTCGTCGACACCGAGGTGCGTCGCGTGGTCGCCGACGGTGACCGGGCGATCGAGGCCGGTGCGATCGGCCACATCTTCAACCTCGGCCACGGGGTGCTGCCGGGCACCGACCCGGACGTCCTCACCCGCGCCGTCGAACTGATCCACAGCCTCTGA
- a CDS encoding HRDC domain-containing protein, with the protein MDTAPENQTAENQAPGDDEAPEVEPLLAPADGVPPVLSTAAEFADAARALAAGEGPIAVDTERASGYRYSQRAYLIQIKRRGAGSFLLDPIADPEALTPVIDALRGPEWVLHAADQDLPCLRELGFECVELYDTELAGRLLGLAKVNLAAMVAQFLGLGLLKGHGAADWSRRPLPDDWLNYAALDVEVLVELRDAMDAALAESGKDGWAREEFAYVLSRPPAPPRTDRWRKTSNIHTVKSARALAAVRELWTAREELAERRDVAPGRVLPDTAIVNAATVDPKSNNELTRLPIFGGPRQRRQAGIWLSALQRARELPESELPDRKTTGPGLPPVSRWDQRNPEAAARMQKVRPALKEVAENHTLPVENLLAPDVVRQLCWDGLDEPVTPEAVDAHLAAAGAREWQRRLCVDPLAEALRDAGPAGNQGTGE; encoded by the coding sequence GTGGACACCGCACCCGAGAACCAGACAGCCGAGAATCAGGCACCAGGAGACGACGAGGCTCCCGAGGTCGAGCCGTTGCTCGCCCCCGCCGACGGTGTCCCGCCGGTGCTGTCGACCGCGGCGGAGTTCGCCGACGCGGCCCGAGCACTCGCCGCGGGTGAGGGCCCGATCGCCGTCGACACCGAACGTGCCTCCGGCTACCGCTACTCACAGCGCGCGTACCTGATCCAGATCAAACGACGCGGCGCCGGCAGCTTCCTGCTCGACCCGATCGCCGATCCCGAGGCCCTCACCCCGGTGATCGACGCGCTACGCGGACCCGAATGGGTGCTGCACGCCGCCGACCAGGATCTCCCGTGCCTGCGCGAGCTCGGCTTCGAATGCGTCGAGCTGTACGACACCGAACTCGCCGGACGCCTCCTCGGGCTGGCGAAGGTGAACCTGGCGGCGATGGTCGCCCAGTTCCTCGGCCTCGGTCTGCTCAAGGGGCACGGCGCGGCGGACTGGTCGCGGCGGCCCCTCCCCGACGACTGGCTGAACTACGCCGCGCTCGACGTCGAGGTGCTCGTCGAGCTGCGCGACGCGATGGACGCGGCACTGGCCGAATCCGGCAAGGACGGCTGGGCCCGTGAGGAGTTCGCCTACGTGCTGTCCCGTCCGCCGGCGCCGCCACGCACCGACCGGTGGCGCAAGACGTCGAACATCCACACCGTGAAGTCTGCCCGCGCCCTCGCCGCGGTACGCGAATTGTGGACGGCACGTGAGGAATTGGCCGAACGTCGCGATGTCGCCCCCGGCCGCGTGCTGCCCGACACCGCGATCGTCAACGCCGCGACCGTCGACCCCAAGTCGAACAACGAACTGACCCGCCTGCCGATCTTCGGCGGCCCCCGCCAGCGGCGCCAGGCCGGAATCTGGCTCAGTGCCTTGCAGCGGGCGCGCGAACTGCCCGAGAGCGAGCTGCCGGACCGCAAGACCACCGGTCCCGGACTACCACCGGTGAGCCGGTGGGATCAGCGCAACCCGGAGGCCGCGGCCCGGATGCAGAAGGTCCGTCCCGCACTCAAAGAGGTCGCCGAGAACCACACCCTCCCGGTGGAGAACCTCCTCGCCCCGGACGTCGTCCGCCAGCTGTGCTGGGACGGCCTGGACGAACCGGTCACCCCCGAGGCCGTGGATGCGCATCTCGCGGCCGCCGGGGCCCGTGAGTGGCAGCGCCGGCTCTGCGTCGACCCGCTGGCCGAGGCCCTGCGCGACGCCGGACCGGCCGGGAATCAGGGCACCGGCGAATAG
- a CDS encoding type II toxin-antitoxin system Rv0910 family toxin: MATVSVGIDSDLDPGTAWALASDLSRFDEWMTIFGGWKSPIPDTITEGTKISSLIKVKGFRNIIHWSVTDYDEPRLIALSGSGRGGVQIDLAMKVDEIVDGSYFDLSAELSGGLLNGPVGRLVAKVLESDVHKSISNLATLR, translated from the coding sequence GTGGCCACAGTCTCTGTCGGTATCGACTCGGACCTCGACCCCGGTACGGCATGGGCACTCGCCAGTGATCTGTCGCGATTCGACGAGTGGATGACGATCTTCGGCGGATGGAAGTCCCCGATCCCGGACACGATCACCGAGGGGACGAAGATCTCGTCGCTGATCAAGGTCAAGGGGTTCCGCAACATCATCCACTGGTCGGTCACCGACTACGACGAACCCCGCCTGATCGCCCTGTCCGGTTCGGGCCGGGGCGGCGTGCAGATCGATCTGGCGATGAAGGTCGACGAGATCGTTGACGGCTCCTACTTCGACCTGTCCGCCGAACTGTCCGGCGGACTGCTCAACGGACCGGTCGGGCGACTCGTCGCGAAGGTACTGGAATCCGATGTGCACAAGTCGATCTCGAATCTCGCCACCCTGCGCTGA
- the dxs gene encoding 1-deoxy-D-xylulose-5-phosphate synthase: MGVLDRISSPADLRSLSEAEMETLASEIRTFLIEKVAATGGHLGPNLGVVELTLGIHRVFDSPHDPILFDTGHQCYVHKIVTGRKDGFDELRQRGGLTGYQERAESEHDWIESSHASAAMSYADGLAKSFELTGQPDRTVVAVVGDGALTGGMCWEAINNIAACNRRVVIVVNDNGRSYAPTIGGLASHLSGLRLQPGYEKFLDESRRVVKQVPVVGEPAYAVLHGMKSGLKDLLAPQAMFTDLGLKYVGPVDGHDIGAVESALRHAHDFGGPVIVHTVTRKGMGYAHAENHVADQMHATGIIDPVTGRPTSVAPQDWTKVFSAALLDAGANRPDVVAITAAMPGPTGLTPFGERYPDRMFDVGIAEQHAMTSAAGLALGSLHPVVAIYSTFLNRAFDQLLMDVALLKQPVTLVLDRSGITGPDGPSHHGMWDLSLMAMVPGLRVAAPRDALRLREEFDEALGVDDGPTALRFCKGAVPEDIRAVERLDGGVDVLHRSDRDLGPATGDVLIVAVGAFCGLAVDTAERLAQQGIVATVIDPRWVLPVPTSVVEVARRHRLVVTLEDGCVSGGVGSAVAGALSAAEVPVPVQIKGIPQEFIEHASRGQILGELGLTAQDLARSITATVSGMQAGPALEGQIEKPADPAPSRAED; encoded by the coding sequence ATGGGTGTGCTCGACCGGATCAGCTCGCCGGCCGATCTGCGGTCGCTGTCGGAAGCGGAGATGGAGACTCTCGCCTCCGAGATCCGGACGTTCCTGATCGAGAAGGTCGCGGCCACCGGCGGGCACCTCGGACCCAACCTCGGCGTGGTCGAACTGACACTCGGGATCCACCGCGTCTTCGACTCACCGCACGATCCGATCCTCTTCGACACCGGCCACCAGTGCTACGTTCACAAGATCGTGACCGGCCGCAAGGACGGCTTCGACGAGCTGCGTCAGCGCGGCGGCCTGACCGGCTACCAGGAGCGAGCCGAATCCGAGCACGACTGGATCGAGTCCTCGCACGCCTCGGCCGCCATGTCGTACGCAGACGGCCTGGCCAAGTCCTTCGAGCTGACCGGCCAGCCAGACCGCACCGTGGTCGCGGTGGTCGGCGACGGCGCCCTCACCGGCGGCATGTGCTGGGAGGCGATCAACAACATCGCCGCCTGCAACCGACGCGTCGTGATCGTCGTCAACGACAACGGCCGCTCCTACGCCCCGACCATCGGCGGTCTGGCGAGCCACCTTTCGGGTCTGCGCCTGCAGCCCGGATACGAGAAGTTCCTCGACGAGAGCCGCCGCGTCGTCAAGCAGGTGCCCGTCGTCGGCGAACCGGCCTATGCGGTGCTCCACGGCATGAAGAGCGGCCTCAAGGACCTGCTGGCGCCCCAGGCGATGTTCACCGACCTCGGACTCAAGTACGTCGGACCGGTCGACGGACACGACATCGGAGCCGTCGAGTCGGCTCTGCGGCACGCCCACGACTTCGGCGGACCGGTCATCGTGCACACCGTCACCCGCAAGGGCATGGGTTATGCCCACGCGGAGAACCACGTCGCCGACCAGATGCACGCCACCGGCATCATCGACCCCGTCACCGGCCGTCCGACCAGCGTCGCACCGCAGGACTGGACCAAGGTCTTCTCCGCGGCCCTGCTCGACGCCGGTGCCAATCGTCCCGACGTCGTCGCGATCACCGCGGCCATGCCGGGACCCACCGGACTGACGCCGTTCGGGGAGCGCTACCCCGACCGGATGTTCGACGTCGGGATCGCCGAACAGCATGCGATGACCTCGGCGGCGGGTCTGGCCCTTGGCAGTCTGCACCCGGTCGTCGCCATCTACTCGACCTTCCTCAACCGCGCCTTCGACCAGCTGCTGATGGACGTCGCACTGCTGAAGCAACCGGTCACCCTCGTACTCGACCGGTCGGGCATCACCGGACCCGACGGGCCCAGCCACCACGGCATGTGGGATCTGTCGCTGATGGCGATGGTCCCCGGCCTGCGGGTGGCCGCGCCGCGCGACGCACTCCGGCTGCGCGAGGAGTTCGACGAGGCACTCGGTGTCGACGACGGGCCGACCGCGCTCCGGTTCTGCAAAGGTGCTGTCCCCGAGGACATCCGGGCGGTCGAGCGACTCGACGGCGGTGTCGACGTGCTGCATCGCAGCGACCGCGACCTGGGTCCGGCGACCGGCGACGTGCTCATCGTCGCGGTCGGCGCCTTCTGCGGCCTCGCGGTCGACACCGCCGAACGCCTGGCCCAGCAGGGCATCGTGGCCACCGTCATCGACCCGCGCTGGGTGCTGCCGGTGCCGACCTCGGTCGTCGAGGTCGCCCGTCGTCACCGCCTGGTCGTCACCCTCGAGGACGGATGCGTCAGCGGCGGTGTGGGATCGGCTGTCGCGGGAGCACTCTCGGCGGCCGAGGTGCCGGTTCCGGTGCAGATCAAGGGCATTCCGCAGGAGTTCATCGAGCACGCCTCGCGTGGGCAGATCCTCGGCGAACTCGGTCTGACCGCACAGGATCTGGCCCGTTCGATCACCGCGACGGTGTCGGGGATGCAGGCCGGCCCCGCGCTGGAAGGCCAGATCGAGAAGCCCGCGGACCCGGCGCCGAGTCGCGCGGAGGACTGA
- a CDS encoding class I SAM-dependent RNA methyltransferase produces the protein MTPPATTHRVEVTVDRPANGGEAVGRADGRVLFVRGAIPGERVVAEITDDRHDSYWRGDAVEILDRSPRRIPVACPAAAGGAGCCDLAHIEPGHARDLKQAVLLDVLSRVGHLDETTIAATDLATRGVDRLPGTDTGWRIRTRLAVDGRGRAGQHAFRGSAVIHDVCVQPTPGMVDDLAGRRFTPHAELAVVLDADGVRHITELAPVAEVRHGDARRRAQQNRRRRSRPRAQTVVEGADYAVHRVGDRTWDIPVTGFWQAHRAAPQTYADTVVDYVRGRLDSTPRVAWDLYGGAGVFAGALLDGLDGGLQRVHIVDSDAGALAAATRTFDADGDRVVTHRGEVAARLHDLGEAPDIVVLDPPRTGAGERVIEAITAAQPAVVVHVGCDAARFARDLGLFVRHGYRVAQVRGFDAFPLTHHVEAVACLVRA, from the coding sequence ATGACACCCCCGGCGACGACGCATCGCGTCGAGGTCACCGTCGATCGCCCGGCCAACGGCGGGGAGGCGGTCGGCCGCGCCGACGGCCGGGTGCTGTTCGTGCGTGGTGCGATCCCCGGGGAGCGGGTGGTCGCCGAGATCACCGACGACCGCCACGACTCGTACTGGCGGGGCGACGCGGTCGAGATCCTCGATCGGTCCCCGCGCCGGATTCCAGTGGCGTGTCCGGCGGCGGCCGGGGGAGCGGGCTGCTGCGACCTCGCCCACATCGAACCCGGGCACGCGCGCGACCTGAAACAGGCCGTACTGCTAGACGTCCTGAGTCGGGTGGGCCATCTCGACGAGACGACGATCGCCGCCACCGACCTCGCGACGCGCGGGGTCGACAGGTTGCCGGGTACCGACACCGGCTGGCGCATCCGGACGCGGCTGGCCGTCGACGGACGCGGTCGTGCGGGTCAGCACGCGTTCCGCGGTTCCGCGGTGATCCACGACGTCTGCGTCCAGCCGACGCCGGGGATGGTCGACGACCTCGCCGGTCGCCGGTTCACCCCGCACGCCGAACTGGCGGTCGTCCTCGACGCCGACGGCGTCCGGCACATCACCGAGCTCGCGCCGGTCGCCGAGGTCCGTCACGGCGACGCACGGCGACGCGCACAGCAGAACCGCCGGCGCAGGTCCCGACCCCGCGCCCAGACGGTCGTCGAGGGCGCCGATTACGCCGTGCACCGCGTAGGCGACCGGACCTGGGACATCCCGGTGACCGGATTCTGGCAGGCGCACCGCGCCGCGCCTCAGACCTACGCCGACACGGTGGTCGACTACGTCCGGGGCCGTCTGGATTCGACGCCGCGGGTCGCCTGGGACCTCTACGGCGGTGCCGGAGTGTTCGCGGGTGCGCTGCTCGACGGCCTCGACGGCGGGCTCCAGCGGGTGCACATCGTCGACTCCGACGCCGGGGCGCTGGCGGCCGCGACCCGGACCTTCGACGCCGACGGCGACCGGGTGGTCACCCACCGGGGTGAGGTGGCGGCCCGGCTGCACGATCTCGGCGAGGCCCCCGACATCGTCGTCCTGGACCCGCCGCGCACCGGTGCCGGCGAGCGGGTGATCGAGGCGATCACGGCCGCGCAACCGGCCGTCGTGGTGCACGTCGGTTGTGACGCGGCGAGGTTCGCACGTGATCTCGGTCTCTTCGTCCGGCACGGATATCGGGTGGCGCAGGTGCGCGGCTTCGACGCTTTCCCGCTGACACACCATGTGGAGGCCGTCGCGTGTCTGGTCCGCGCGTGA
- a CDS encoding APC family permease → MSTVSKVSVATKRLLLGRPFRSDKLGHTLLPKRIALPVFASDAMSSVAYAPQEIFLVLSVAGITALAFTPWVALAVAVVLAVVVASYRQNVHAYPSGGGDYEVATVNLGPNAGLTVGSALLVDYVLTVAVSVTSAAENIGSAVPFVNEHKVWFCVGAIMIIAAVNLRGIKESGAVLAIPTYAFIIGVLGMLIWGFTEIFVLGEEIRSETADFGIAAEQDNLTGLALVFLVARSFSSGCAALTGVEAISNGVPAFRKPKSRNAATTLLMLGGFSITLLLGIVLLAQEIGAKYVMDPAKDLVGAPEGYQQKAMIAQLAHAVFDSFPAGFFFVAIVTALILLLAANTAFNGFPVLGSVLAQDRYLPRQLHTRGDRLAFSNGIIFLAAAAIIFVVAFGAQVTALIQLYIVGVFVSFTLSQTGMVRHWTRLLRTETDPSARRRMMQSRVVNSVGLVMTATVLVVVLITKFTAGAWIAVLAMVSIFVLMKLIHHHYASVQRELDRAETDDEGVLPSRTHSIVLVSSLHMASKRAVRYARATRPDVLEAITVNVDDRDTRKLVSEWEASDITVPLKVIASPYREITRPVIEYVRRVRRENPRDVVTVFIPEYVVGHWWEQILHNQSALRLKGRLLFEPGVMVTSVPWQLTSSDRRKETKRYWAPGETRRALGESERTL, encoded by the coding sequence GTGTCCACCGTCTCCAAGGTGTCCGTTGCGACGAAGCGACTCCTGCTCGGCAGGCCCTTCCGCAGCGACAAGCTGGGCCACACCCTGCTTCCCAAGCGCATCGCCCTCCCGGTCTTCGCCTCCGACGCGATGAGCTCGGTGGCCTATGCGCCACAGGAGATCTTCCTGGTCCTGTCGGTCGCCGGGATCACCGCACTCGCCTTCACCCCGTGGGTGGCGCTCGCCGTCGCCGTGGTGCTCGCGGTGGTGGTCGCCAGCTACCGGCAGAACGTGCACGCCTACCCGTCGGGTGGTGGCGACTACGAGGTCGCCACCGTCAATCTGGGGCCCAACGCCGGCCTGACGGTGGGCAGCGCCCTGCTCGTCGACTACGTCCTGACGGTCGCGGTGTCGGTCACGTCCGCGGCGGAGAACATCGGTTCGGCGGTCCCGTTCGTGAACGAGCACAAGGTCTGGTTCTGCGTGGGGGCGATCATGATCATCGCCGCGGTGAACCTGCGCGGCATCAAGGAATCCGGCGCGGTGCTGGCCATCCCGACCTACGCCTTCATCATCGGTGTGCTCGGCATGCTCATCTGGGGGTTCACCGAGATCTTCGTCCTCGGCGAGGAGATCCGTTCGGAGACCGCCGACTTCGGTATCGCCGCCGAACAGGACAACCTCACCGGTCTCGCTCTGGTGTTCCTCGTGGCCCGGTCGTTCTCCTCGGGATGTGCCGCTCTGACGGGAGTCGAGGCCATCAGCAACGGCGTCCCGGCCTTCCGGAAGCCCAAGTCGCGCAACGCCGCGACCACGTTGCTGATGCTCGGTGGCTTCTCGATCACCCTGCTGCTGGGCATCGTGCTGCTCGCCCAGGAGATCGGCGCGAAATACGTGATGGATCCGGCGAAGGACCTCGTCGGTGCTCCCGAGGGGTATCAGCAGAAGGCGATGATCGCGCAACTCGCGCACGCCGTCTTCGACTCCTTCCCGGCCGGCTTCTTCTTCGTCGCGATCGTCACGGCGCTGATCCTGCTGCTCGCCGCGAACACCGCGTTCAACGGCTTTCCGGTGCTCGGTTCGGTGCTGGCCCAGGATCGGTATCTGCCGCGTCAGCTGCACACCCGCGGCGACCGCCTCGCGTTCAGCAACGGCATCATCTTCCTGGCCGCGGCCGCGATCATCTTCGTGGTCGCGTTCGGGGCTCAGGTGACCGCACTGATCCAGCTCTACATCGTCGGCGTGTTCGTCTCGTTCACCCTGAGCCAGACCGGCATGGTGCGGCACTGGACCCGTCTGCTGCGTACCGAGACCGACCCCAGCGCCCGTCGCCGGATGATGCAGTCGCGGGTGGTGAACTCGGTCGGCCTGGTGATGACGGCAACGGTCCTCGTGGTGGTTCTGATCACGAAGTTCACCGCGGGCGCGTGGATCGCGGTGCTGGCGATGGTCTCGATCTTCGTGCTGATGAAGCTGATCCACCACCACTACGCGTCGGTCCAGCGCGAACTCGACCGCGCCGAGACCGACGACGAGGGCGTGCTGCCCAGCCGGACGCATTCCATCGTTCTCGTGTCGAGTCTGCACATGGCCTCCAAACGGGCCGTGCGCTATGCCCGGGCGACGAGACCGGACGTCCTCGAGGCGATCACGGTGAACGTCGACGACCGGGACACCCGCAAACTCGTCTCCGAGTGGGAGGCCAGCGACATCACGGTCCCGCTGAAGGTCATCGCCTCCCCGTACCGCGAGATCACCCGGCCGGTGATCGAGTACGTGCGCCGGGTGCGCCGCGAGAACCCGCGCGACGTGGTGACCGTGTTCATCCCGGAGTACGTCGTCGGACACTGGTGGGAACAGATCCTGCACAACCAGTCCGCGTTGCGGCTCAAGGGACGCCTGCTGTTCGAACCCGGGGTGATGGTGACCTCGGTGCCCTGGCAGCTCACCTCGTCGGACCGCCGCAAGGAGACCAAGAGATACTGGGCGCCCGGCGAGACCCGCCGCGCCCTGGGCGAATCGGAGCGCACGCTATGA